From Variimorphobacter saccharofermentans, one genomic window encodes:
- a CDS encoding BofC C-terminal domain-containing protein, protein MPKEWFRMKLKKASIYLLGFVSMCIIFSACYYMSYLHALNEFNKRAIERKDELYALMEKAEPTPSVPHEVENTVPVNVPQETIVLPTTKYTLEIYDMKKDTLLTEELNPPAEFVGLTREEIEQYLADYMNDMTLSEYNKGLISYELISFSEDEIVMKKTYNEDFVPFRFYVVVKDGYVVVYNSDLKSVYSYTHIEAKELPEEDRIKLSAGIYVNSVEELYALLESYSS, encoded by the coding sequence ATGCCGAAGGAGTGGTTTCGCATGAAGCTGAAAAAGGCATCAATTTATCTCTTAGGTTTTGTGAGTATGTGTATTATCTTCAGTGCATGCTATTATATGAGTTATTTACATGCGCTAAACGAATTTAACAAGAGGGCCATTGAACGCAAGGATGAATTATATGCGTTGATGGAAAAAGCAGAACCTACACCAAGTGTACCTCATGAAGTGGAGAATACGGTACCTGTAAATGTTCCACAGGAAACGATTGTTTTACCTACAACAAAATACACATTGGAAATCTATGATATGAAAAAAGACACGCTTCTGACGGAGGAACTAAATCCTCCTGCTGAATTTGTTGGACTGACCAGAGAAGAAATCGAACAGTATTTAGCGGATTATATGAATGATATGACTTTATCTGAATATAACAAAGGGTTGATTTCCTATGAGCTCATATCCTTTTCTGAGGATGAGATCGTAATGAAAAAAACCTATAATGAGGATTTTGTTCCTTTTCGATTTTATGTTGTAGTGAAAGATGGATATGTAGTTGTTTATAATAGTGATCTAAAAAGCGTATATAGCTATACCCATATAGAGGCGAAGGAGCTTCCTGAGGAAGACCGGATTAAGCTAAGCGCCGGTATTTATGTGAATAGTGTAGAAGAACTATATGCACTACTGGAAAGTTATTCAAGTTAG
- the ybeY gene encoding rRNA maturation RNase YbeY — translation MTINIEYEANKKLNFDYEALVEKVIVACLYYEACPYEAEVNVLLTNDTEIQLINKEYRDIDKPTDVLSFPSIEFDREGDFSGLEESTVSYFHPETGELILGDIVISVDRAIVQAEEYGHSLEREIAFLTAHSMFHLFGYDHMEDSERIRMEEKQNNVLNQLHILR, via the coding sequence ATGACAATAAATATTGAATATGAAGCAAATAAAAAGTTGAATTTTGATTATGAAGCCTTGGTGGAAAAAGTCATAGTAGCCTGTCTTTATTATGAAGCTTGTCCCTATGAGGCTGAAGTTAATGTACTTTTGACGAACGATACTGAAATTCAACTGATCAATAAGGAGTATCGAGATATAGATAAACCAACGGACGTACTTTCCTTTCCCAGTATTGAATTCGATAGGGAAGGCGATTTTTCCGGACTGGAAGAGTCTACTGTATCCTATTTTCATCCTGAAACAGGAGAATTAATCCTTGGAGATATTGTTATTTCGGTAGATCGTGCCATTGTGCAAGCTGAGGAGTATGGTCATTCTCTAGAAAGAGAGATAGCTTTTCTTACGGCTCATAGCATGTTCCATCTATTTGGCTATGATCACATGGAAGATTCGGAAAGAATACGAATGGAAGAAAAGCAGAATAACGTATTGAATCAGCTTCATATATTAAGGTAG
- a CDS encoding YabP/YqfC family sporulation protein: protein MKDNLKSSHKKFKKNAKNTLYKGFHNKNKTKQSQKISCLEELSNRLHLPGDILAGAPIITATGRNELCLENYKGIIEYNGNLIKVQTKSCKICIEGKQLNILYFTEDEMRITGYINAIYYQ, encoded by the coding sequence ATGAAGGATAACCTGAAATCATCCCATAAAAAATTTAAAAAAAATGCTAAGAATACATTATATAAAGGGTTTCATAATAAAAATAAAACAAAACAATCTCAAAAAATATCATGTCTTGAGGAATTATCCAACCGTCTGCATTTACCGGGTGATATTCTGGCCGGAGCACCCATTATTACAGCAACAGGCAGAAATGAGTTATGTCTTGAAAATTACAAGGGAATTATTGAATATAACGGTAATCTGATTAAGGTTCAAACCAAATCATGTAAAATCTGCATTGAAGGAAAACAATTGAATATTCTTTATTTTACTGAAGATGAGATGCGTATCACCGGATATATCAACGCAATTTATTACCAATGA
- the rpsU gene encoding 30S ribosomal protein S21 encodes MSNVIVKDNETLDSALRRFKRNCAKAGIQQEIRKREHYEKPSVRRKKKSEAARKRKY; translated from the coding sequence ATGTCAAATGTAATTGTGAAAGACAATGAAACATTAGATAGTGCTCTCCGCAGATTCAAAAGAAACTGTGCGAAAGCCGGTATCCAGCAGGAGATCCGTAAAAGGGAGCATTATGAAAAACCAAGCGTAAGACGTAAGAAAAAGTCTGAAGCTGCTAGAAAGCGCAAATATTAA
- a CDS encoding PhoH family protein: protein MSLVETIIDIPAEHEKNVFGGFDAYAKIIERAFNVTIIARNGEVKLVGDTKDVTKAKSVFVQLLELSKRGNQITEQNVNYAISLCYEDKEQEIVEIDKDLICHTISGKPIKPKTLGQKTYVDLIRKKMIVFGVGPAGTGKTYLAMAMGITAFKNDEVSRIILTRPAIEAGEKLGFLPGDLQSKVDPYLRPLYDALHQIMGPEAYLKNTEKGLIEVAPLAYMRGRTLDNAFIILDEAQNTTPAQMKMFLTRIGFGSKVVITGDMTQKDLPVGTKSGLDVAIKVLSKIDDIGFSYLTSQDVVRHPLVQKIVKAYDSYEEKLKRVESKEQSKHKKIRLVNYKSEKIRGNRDESRY, encoded by the coding sequence ATGAGCTTAGTGGAGACAATCATTGACATACCTGCTGAACATGAAAAAAATGTTTTTGGCGGATTTGATGCTTATGCAAAAATTATTGAACGGGCTTTTAATGTAACAATCATTGCAAGAAACGGAGAAGTAAAGCTTGTTGGAGATACAAAGGATGTTACAAAAGCAAAGAGCGTATTTGTACAGCTATTAGAACTTTCAAAGCGTGGGAACCAAATTACCGAGCAAAACGTGAATTACGCAATATCCTTATGCTACGAAGATAAGGAGCAGGAAATCGTTGAAATTGACAAAGATTTAATATGCCATACCATTAGTGGCAAACCAATTAAACCAAAAACCTTGGGACAGAAAACCTATGTAGACTTGATACGTAAGAAGATGATTGTTTTTGGCGTTGGTCCTGCAGGAACAGGGAAGACCTATCTGGCAATGGCAATGGGCATTACTGCGTTTAAAAATGATGAAGTAAGTAGAATTATTTTAACACGTCCTGCCATTGAAGCTGGTGAGAAGCTCGGCTTTTTACCTGGAGATCTTCAAAGCAAGGTAGATCCTTATTTAAGACCGCTTTATGATGCACTTCATCAGATTATGGGTCCTGAAGCTTACTTGAAGAATACCGAAAAGGGATTGATAGAAGTGGCTCCCCTTGCATATATGAGAGGGCGTACTCTGGATAATGCATTTATTATTTTGGACGAAGCTCAGAACACAACACCGGCACAGATGAAGATGTTCTTAACTAGAATTGGATTTGGATCCAAGGTAGTAATAACCGGGGATATGACCCAGAAGGATCTACCGGTAGGGACAAAATCCGGATTGGATGTAGCCATTAAAGTACTGAGTAAAATTGATGATATTGGCTTCTCTTACCTGACCAGCCAGGACGTTGTCAGACATCCACTAGTACAAAAAATAGTAAAAGCATACGATTCCTATGAGGAAAAATTAAAGCGAGTGGAAAGCAAGGAACAAAGCAAGCATAAAAAGATACGATTGGTGAATTATAAATCAGAAAAAATTAGGGGAAATCGAGATGAAAGCAGATACTAA
- a CDS encoding DUF3048 domain-containing protein, with translation MKKMISSILILFIIIAMIGCKKKESYDGGDVIQDYEQNITPTVTPTPEPTVSPTETIEDSNHEGEMRSFLTGLWVPEEIGRKRPYAFQFSNFKSVSNQWGISQADIVYECIVEGGITRLLGIGENYTGDRLGSTRSSRHYFVSIADEYDAIYIHYGKTKYAVSKIKQLGIDNLDGETGIGTTVFYRDKSMKAPHNAFASIDGILAGIKKKGYKTEYASDYKPHYSFYETDTDLADGSSVQKVTLKFSAYTSPYFEYNQDDKLYYRYQFGGPHKDSNNGNQLTFKNIIVQFVKEWDIDRNDYQTMDIEDASGKGYYITNGKMIPITWKKKEASRWMRYYNEAGEELTINPGKTFITLFPNDRTEDVVLN, from the coding sequence ATGAAAAAGATGATCAGCAGTATTCTTATACTCTTCATAATAATCGCTATGATAGGATGCAAAAAGAAAGAATCCTACGATGGTGGTGATGTTATTCAGGATTATGAACAGAATATTACCCCAACTGTGACACCCACACCGGAACCGACTGTAAGCCCTACAGAAACTATAGAAGATTCAAATCATGAAGGTGAGATGCGAAGCTTTTTAACAGGATTATGGGTTCCTGAGGAAATAGGAAGAAAAAGACCATATGCATTTCAATTTAGCAATTTTAAATCTGTATCCAATCAGTGGGGAATTTCGCAGGCGGATATCGTTTATGAATGTATCGTGGAAGGTGGAATAACCAGATTATTAGGAATTGGAGAAAATTATACAGGTGACCGTCTTGGCTCCACCAGAAGTTCCAGACATTACTTTGTAAGTATTGCAGATGAATATGATGCGATATACATTCATTATGGTAAAACAAAATATGCAGTAAGTAAAATAAAGCAACTGGGTATCGATAATTTAGATGGTGAGACAGGTATCGGGACAACGGTTTTTTATCGTGACAAATCCATGAAGGCACCCCATAATGCTTTTGCTTCCATTGATGGTATCCTTGCCGGTATAAAGAAGAAAGGTTATAAGACGGAGTATGCAAGTGATTATAAGCCTCATTACTCCTTCTATGAGACCGATACAGACTTGGCAGATGGCTCGTCAGTTCAAAAAGTAACCTTGAAGTTCTCTGCCTATACATCTCCCTATTTTGAATATAATCAGGATGATAAGCTTTATTATCGTTATCAATTTGGCGGACCACACAAGGATTCCAATAACGGTAATCAGCTTACCTTTAAGAATATTATCGTACAATTCGTTAAGGAATGGGATATTGACCGTAACGATTATCAAACCATGGATATTGAGGATGCTTCTGGAAAAGGGTATTATATAACCAATGGTAAGATGATTCCGATCACCTGGAAAAAGAAAGAGGCCTCCAGATGGATGAGATATTATAATGAGGCTGGAGAGGAATTAACCATTAATCCAGGTAAAACCTTTATTACCTTATTTCCCAATGACAGAACAGAAGATGTAGTGTTAAACTAA
- a CDS encoding putative polysaccharide biosynthesis protein — MSASKRNNHYIAQGSILAVASLLVRIIGMLYRIPMNNIIGAEGNGYYSNSFKIYNLALIISSYGLPLAVSKLVASRNAKKEYRNSYRVFLVAMAFAISVGLIATLIIFFGADFFAKVLYQSPNTALPLRILSPTIFIFAVMGVLRGFYQGKNTMIPTALSQVIEQIVNAVVSIVAAYLLMKNFSASINVASYGAAGGTLGTFMGACIGLIFLLFVFLVYKPVLNKQMRHDHSENRESYSTIAKLLAITVAPIILSQTVYQISGLIDGSMFGHIMASKEIALFDLEVLKDARLGQLYTEVHRNTIIGIYSGRYELLSYVPVAIATAMAAAIVTSIATDKAWERYDEIRNKVQTSIKFNMIIAIPSAVGMGVLASPILQLIFNDHYQLSANYFKLGSAAIVFYALSTVSSAILQGINKLRVPVINSAISLGIHIIIVFTLLKFTPLSGYALVIGNVTFPLVVCILNWISIERYLDYRQEVIKTFLIPTVSSGLMGTVAYFVYKGMFLGTKSNLLSTLAAIVIAIIVYFVLLIFMKGVDEDELAFMPKGHTLIRILRKLHLL, encoded by the coding sequence ATGTCTGCAAGTAAAAGAAATAATCATTATATAGCTCAGGGTAGTATCTTAGCTGTGGCATCCCTGTTAGTAAGAATAATTGGTATGTTATACCGTATACCAATGAATAATATAATAGGAGCGGAAGGTAACGGATATTACTCGAATTCATTTAAAATATATAATCTGGCATTGATTATTTCTTCCTACGGCTTGCCTCTTGCGGTGTCAAAGCTAGTAGCTTCTAGAAATGCGAAAAAGGAATACAGAAATTCCTATCGAGTTTTTTTAGTGGCAATGGCATTTGCAATATCCGTAGGTTTGATAGCTACACTAATCATCTTTTTTGGAGCAGATTTTTTTGCAAAAGTTTTATATCAAAGTCCTAATACAGCGTTACCACTCAGGATTCTTTCTCCAACTATTTTTATATTTGCTGTAATGGGAGTATTACGTGGGTTCTATCAGGGGAAGAATACAATGATTCCCACTGCGTTATCCCAGGTAATTGAACAGATTGTTAATGCTGTAGTAAGTATTGTTGCCGCATATTTGCTAATGAAGAATTTTAGTGCCTCTATCAATGTTGCTTCTTATGGCGCAGCAGGCGGAACCCTCGGAACCTTTATGGGAGCATGCATCGGACTTATTTTCCTGTTATTTGTATTTTTGGTTTATAAACCGGTACTTAACAAACAGATGCGGCATGACCATTCAGAAAATAGAGAATCCTATAGTACAATAGCAAAGTTACTTGCCATAACCGTTGCACCTATTATTCTAAGTCAGACGGTTTATCAGATCAGTGGTTTGATCGATGGATCTATGTTCGGTCATATAATGGCCTCCAAAGAGATTGCCTTATTTGACTTAGAGGTATTAAAGGACGCAAGATTAGGACAACTATATACAGAAGTTCACAGAAATACGATAATAGGTATCTATAGCGGAAGATATGAGCTATTAAGCTATGTACCGGTTGCTATAGCTACTGCAATGGCGGCTGCAATTGTAACGTCCATTGCTACAGATAAAGCTTGGGAAAGATATGACGAAATCCGTAATAAGGTACAAACATCAATTAAGTTCAACATGATTATTGCCATCCCTTCTGCAGTGGGAATGGGAGTACTGGCCTCTCCGATTCTCCAATTGATTTTTAATGATCATTATCAACTATCAGCGAACTATTTTAAGCTGGGATCAGCAGCAATTGTATTTTATGCTTTATCCACCGTTTCATCTGCAATCCTTCAGGGAATCAATAAATTGAGAGTGCCTGTAATCAATTCAGCGATATCCTTGGGAATACATATAATTATCGTTTTTACATTATTAAAATTCACACCATTAAGTGGTTACGCGCTTGTTATAGGGAATGTAACCTTCCCATTAGTTGTATGTATTCTTAATTGGATTTCCATCGAACGTTATTTAGACTACCGTCAGGAGGTTATCAAAACTTTTTTAATTCCGACAGTAAGTTCTGGATTAATGGGTACAGTCGCATATTTTGTCTATAAGGGAATGTTCCTTGGTACGAAAAGCAATTTGCTGTCTACGTTAGCCGCTATTGTTATAGCGATTATCGTTTATTTTGTTTTACTAATATTTATGAAGGGTGTGGATGAGGATGAATTGGCATTTATGCCCAAAGGTCATACTCTGATCCGTATATTACGAAAACTTCATTTATTATAA
- a CDS encoding HDIG domain-containing metalloprotein, giving the protein MKADTNKSTSYTSKPWNSSENPTKQEAIMDNDKEKSLLINILPVLSMIFTILPGVLRKVPGIEVARDGILIFILTTVLTFYIRMNIGIIRGKKNAKLILLLCYLTSICLLMLIPKPESHCFWMIGGMVLSMIVDSKVGLLVHFNMTFLLGISFEHRPETVIQILIIGALMSLLSGALKQKSTVIYATIILISTNITLSFAMNNFIFDTITNYNYLGSLFSILSVIVISFFIHMLYAKFAGDVHTEVKEETIGEEKHSSGEVLDAVQSDDVKATEVTLTQEDVSDSSMTEEREANAESINEVQEKATSTDTASTTTKDPIHTKEEMDKRDDQPSNQFGETQDSSDILTQQRNLGIRTSYEVLCDTNNELLRRLKQFSDKLYDHAMLIGDLSKRAARVVGANEDLALAGGLYHEIGKLHGNNYIEEGLIIAEDYAFPNELRAIIKEHNIKYDKPNSVEAAIVMLSDNVVSTIEYIEKTGDNRFTKGKIIDHVFQMRIEKGTFDQVQLSKNDYDALKDFYHKEFLSE; this is encoded by the coding sequence ATGAAAGCAGATACTAATAAATCAACTTCATATACATCTAAGCCTTGGAATTCATCCGAGAATCCAACTAAGCAGGAAGCGATTATGGATAATGATAAGGAAAAATCATTATTAATCAATATATTACCTGTGCTATCAATGATATTTACCATATTGCCAGGAGTATTGAGAAAGGTTCCAGGTATTGAGGTTGCAAGAGATGGTATTCTTATATTTATCTTAACAACAGTATTGACCTTTTATATTCGAATGAATATCGGTATTATTCGTGGTAAAAAGAATGCAAAGCTTATTCTGTTACTTTGCTATCTTACCTCTATTTGTTTACTAATGTTGATACCAAAGCCAGAATCCCATTGCTTTTGGATGATAGGAGGAATGGTTTTGTCCATGATTGTAGATAGTAAAGTGGGCTTGCTCGTTCACTTTAATATGACATTTTTACTGGGGATTTCCTTTGAACATCGTCCTGAGACAGTCATACAGATATTAATCATTGGAGCACTTATGAGCTTATTATCCGGTGCTCTAAAGCAAAAGTCGACTGTAATCTATGCAACTATCATATTGATTTCGACTAACATTACATTATCCTTTGCGATGAATAATTTTATTTTTGATACAATTACAAATTACAATTATCTTGGATCACTATTCAGTATTTTATCAGTAATTGTTATATCATTTTTTATTCATATGTTATATGCTAAATTTGCCGGGGATGTTCATACAGAAGTGAAAGAAGAGACAATCGGTGAAGAGAAGCATTCATCTGGTGAAGTACTTGATGCAGTTCAATCGGATGATGTTAAAGCGACGGAAGTCACATTAACCCAAGAGGATGTATCTGATAGCAGTATGACAGAAGAGCGTGAAGCTAATGCTGAGTCTATCAATGAAGTACAGGAGAAAGCTACTTCAACGGATACTGCTTCCACCACTACTAAGGATCCGATCCATACGAAGGAAGAAATGGACAAGCGGGATGACCAGCCATCTAACCAATTCGGCGAGACACAGGATAGCAGCGATATATTAACTCAGCAGCGTAACCTTGGTATTCGTACCAGTTATGAGGTTCTCTGTGATACAAACAATGAATTACTGAGAAGATTAAAGCAATTCTCAGATAAATTATATGATCATGCTATGTTAATAGGAGATCTGTCGAAGCGTGCAGCACGTGTTGTTGGAGCGAATGAAGACCTTGCACTGGCAGGCGGTTTGTATCATGAAATTGGTAAGTTACATGGCAATAATTATATTGAAGAAGGACTTATAATTGCTGAAGATTATGCTTTCCCGAATGAACTAAGAGCAATCATTAAGGAGCATAATATCAAGTATGATAAGCCAAATTCTGTTGAGGCGGCAATTGTTATGCTTTCTGATAATGTAGTTAGTACCATTGAATACATAGAAAAAACAGGGGACAACCGATTTACCAAAGGAAAAATAATTGATCATGTATTCCAGATGAGAATAGAAAAGGGCACCTTTGATCAAGTACAGTTATCGAAAAATGATTATGATGCATTGAAGGATTTTTACCATAAAGAATTTCTTTCAGAGTAG
- the yqfD gene encoding sporulation protein YqfD, which produces MLIKLINWFKGYLCVRLRGTSPERFINLCCNKQIYIWNLSRIDEDYQFLISIKNYKKLKPIVRKTHMIPKITRKVGFPFYLQRYKKRKGFFAGVLICIILVYIMSLFIWDISILGGSKYTPEAMLKFLDDHDIRTGIQKKKINCQEIEEEIRLTYKDIGWVSAEIKGTRLIIKITETNMPTPAQEARDPSHIVASKDGIVKEIITRSGMPMVKPGDIVKKGDILVSGIITIKSDFDEILNMYPVVADADIRCKTFYNYHEEFPMEYLEKRFTNHEKKGYYVEFFGRKLFLYNPSNSYDKYDIIVNEKKLHITNTFYLPFRYGSITTREYVDIKKTYTEEEAISIAKDRLKRYLDRLFSNDVLIIENNVKITIENHHCIAKGKLIVEEPSWQYQLVQDNEWRIEQTDELSGDNH; this is translated from the coding sequence ATGTTAATAAAACTGATAAACTGGTTCAAAGGATATTTGTGCGTACGGCTTCGAGGTACCTCTCCGGAACGGTTTATTAATTTATGCTGCAATAAGCAAATCTATATCTGGAATCTATCAAGAATTGATGAAGATTATCAATTTCTTATCTCAATAAAGAATTATAAAAAGCTGAAACCCATCGTCAGAAAGACACATATGATACCTAAAATAACAAGAAAAGTAGGCTTTCCGTTTTATTTACAAAGGTATAAGAAAAGAAAGGGCTTCTTTGCAGGAGTATTAATTTGCATCATATTGGTTTACATTATGTCGTTATTCATTTGGGATATCAGCATATTGGGTGGATCCAAGTATACACCGGAAGCTATGCTAAAATTCTTAGACGATCATGATATTCGTACCGGGATTCAGAAAAAGAAAATTAATTGTCAGGAGATTGAAGAAGAAATACGACTTACCTATAAAGATATTGGGTGGGTTTCAGCTGAAATAAAAGGAACACGGCTTATTATCAAAATAACGGAGACGAATATGCCCACACCGGCGCAGGAAGCTAGAGATCCGAGTCATATTGTAGCCAGCAAGGATGGAATTGTGAAAGAAATTATAACCAGATCAGGTATGCCTATGGTGAAGCCGGGAGATATTGTAAAAAAAGGTGATATACTGGTGTCAGGTATCATTACAATTAAAAGTGATTTTGATGAAATATTAAATATGTATCCGGTGGTAGCAGATGCGGATATCCGGTGTAAGACATTTTACAACTATCATGAGGAATTTCCTATGGAATACTTAGAGAAAAGATTTACGAATCATGAGAAGAAGGGTTATTATGTAGAGTTTTTCGGTAGAAAATTATTTTTATATAATCCTAGTAATTCCTATGACAAATATGATATAATTGTTAACGAAAAAAAATTACATATCACAAATACCTTTTATCTGCCATTCCGTTACGGTTCTATTACGACACGCGAATATGTAGATATAAAGAAAACATATACGGAGGAAGAGGCTATATCGATTGCAAAGGATCGGTTAAAGAGATACCTAGACCGATTATTTTCAAATGATGTTTTAATAATCGAAAATAATGTTAAAATAACTATAGAGAATCATCATTGTATTGCCAAAGGGAAACTCATAGTGGAAGAGCCTTCCTGGCAGTACCAGTTAGTTCAGGATAATGAGTGGAGGATAGAACAGACGGATGAGCTTAGTGGAGACAATCATTGA